The genomic interval AGAGGATAGATTGGCTCAATATCTCCTCATATACAAACCACCTAATGCTGCCAAAAGAGACGCAGCAGCAATCTGGCTGTTACGGGAGGCATGTAATGATTGTTACCTCCGCTTAGCCATCTGCAAAGAGGAAAAAGCATCTTTGCAAGAGAGGTTAAACCAAACAGACAAAGGAGCAGACAATTGGAAAGTCTTGGCTACCAATACCCAAGGCCAGCTAGACATGGTAAAGGAAGCAGTCCAGGCGTGTAAAGGCAAAAAAAGATTCCTGTCAGAACAGACCACGGCCTCCagggaacttaaaaaaaaaaaaaaaaaaaagtcctacaaggcatggggggagaaaagaaaaaaaaaaaaattgacattaaaACAAGGTAAAGCCCCTACAAGCCATAACAGCTATGAATCAATCAAACAACTTAAACAGAAAATAGGCTTTGCAACCCCCCAGCTCGCAGCAGTACGTGCGGAAGAATGGAACCATGCTCAGTGCAAAGGAAGCCCAGACTGGGAGGAAGGAATCTGGGACCCCCAGGAAACTTGGGAAGGGGACATCTGTAATGACCCGCAAGAGTGTCTTACAGCACCAGTGGCGGCCATTGAATGACGCACTACAACAACCCCCGTAGACGGTGGGGGTAGCAGTACAATTACCACAATTCCACTGTTGGCTGCCAATTTAAAAGCAATGGCCAATCATCTGGGGATTTTAAACCAGGACACCTTTTTTAGATGGTGCACCAATGCAGTCCTACTAGCAGGAAGGGAAAGGCTAACCACCACAGAAGGCTACTGACTTATGGGTATATGTGCAGCCCCAGAATTTAGAGCCCCACTAGACCGAAGGGCGGTTACCAATGATCTTGGTCTCCTGGTCATGATGGCAACAGTCGGAGAGAAGACCATAGCTTCCACCCAGAAGCCTAACAAGGACCCTGAAAACTATCTCACTCGAGGGGCCTTGATGCAATTATTGGCTGGTTTGGCTACTGTTACTGGAATCACCGCAATAGATGAAGTGGCATTCAGAGTCCAGTCCTTAAGGGATTGCGCCATGTCTCTGCTCCCCTATTATTCTGGGAAATTGGCAGTGTGGCAGGATGGCCACCCAACCAATTTGGGGGAACTAAAAAAAATGGTCCAACAACTAACCGCTCACTTCGGACCATAACCTATGGTAAAGAAAGAAAGGGTCTTGTACGTGGCAGCAATAGAGCCAACAGTCACGTATTCGAACAAGAGCGGATCGACATGAGGGGTAGAAACATGCAGGGACTACTCCAGAGGGAGATCCCGAGGCAGAGGAGGTAGCAAGGCAAAGGGAAGATTGTATCCCGATTTATCAAAATATCAGGCATCCAACGAAGAAAAACAGACACATGATTCTATTAAGCCTAACTCTGATATGCGTCGGTTGGCATGGAGAGTATAAATGCACCTGGGAGGAGATAGGGGAAAGTGGGACTGGGCTCCCATGAAAGATATTGTAAAAGAGGTCCTTAAATTGCAGTCCCGAAGGAGGGACGTGTCTGGGGTAACAGCCCCAAGCACTCCTCCGTTGgatctgccccctcctccagcgACGGATTTAGAATACTTTTAGGGAGGCCTACTGGATGTTGACTCTCCCCTGACGTAGGAGCACAACCATGGAGATTCATAAGAAAACTGACCTGGGATCCAGGAGGGAGACCCCACATATATGTTCAGCAGGGTAACCAAGCTCCTAAACTGGCTCTGATACCGGAGCCTCCATCTCCCTAATTAAAGCAGCCTCCCAAGAAGGCACAAAAGTGGAGGCCGTAGTCTTGCAATCATTTCAAGGAAAGCCTAGTACTGGACAGGAATGGAtacaagcagggctttggagcagagcccagagctggagcgcagagcagctccagagctgcaggtttttgcctggagccggagcatagctccaaagccctggatacAAGTCCCTTTCATGGTGCAAGGCTTCCCTTTTTCAGTTCAGTGCTTTAAGATCACCAGGAACTTGATTCAAACCAAGTATATGACTAGTGATGTAATTTTGGGCACAGATTGGCTGTTTAAGAATAATATAATTGATTTACCCCGTAACACCTTATGGAAATTGGAAACTCTCCCATATCAGCCAACGGAGAACTGTAGCTATATTATTACTAAAAACAACCAACTTGTTGCGGCTCTCACAGCCAAACAAGCGGAGGAGTGGTGGTCAAGGTTTCCCACGGTCTGAACCAAAAAGAAAACAGACTGTGGCAAAATTGATGCTTGTGTCAAAATTGTAGGTGAATTAGTAGCACCACAAAAACAGTACCGGTATCCTAAAGAAGTTGAGACGcagtaaaaaaatgttaaaataaataatgcatgTAAATGGGTGCATGgtttaaataaacaataaaagtTACAATTTTGGTATTAGTCAGCCAGTTATCtcaacagctgttcagcggctaCTTACCATCCGCAGGCTCTTCTGTGTTATCATGCCAAGACATCGGCTTCCTGGTGATCGTGTGAACTGGGGAGAAATATGATGATGCAGGTGAGTTGCTATTATGGAATCAATATTACAGGCAGTTTCAGGTAAACCACTAGCCCCCCCTAATCTGTGTCCTGCCAGCTCACTTAAGCTGTTAAGGAAAAGAAGAGAGACTATAGATTGGAAAAGGAGCACTTGTTAATGTTGGCACTTGATTGCTCCTGGGAACTGAAGGGAATCAGCTTTGGCGCCACGGGACCCTGGCATTAGGTGGTGTTTGTGACCAGAGAGCAGAGTTCATCCACTGATCTGTCAGGTTCCTAAACTGTGACCTGCAGGGCACTTGCTGGAAGAGCACAGAGTTCTGGCTGACTACATGGGGCTAGTTCCTCCTTGTTTCTAGCTGTTAAATAGCATGtaaaccccaacacacacatacaaatccAAACATTACTTTCCCCTGTCAGTatgggtggtgggtataagaGGCTTGGGGAGACTAAGTGTCCTGAAACGGGGCAAGAAATGCTGGATGCAGTGCACCTCTCATTGGAGCAGCAGTGGCCCACTGCTTTTGGAGTGCTGCCCCTGGAAGCTCTGGAGAAGCGAGGGAGCCATATGTGCCCTGACTATGGCCCTGCCCACATGTGGCCCCGCTCCTGGgtggccccctccccctcccctactgCTTGCCCCTCTACACGGTCCaggtgcccccccacacacacttctagggagcttttGGCACTTGTGCCCAGCCCCACAAACACAAGAGTCACACGTAGTTGCCACAAGGATGTTACATGATTGTGAATAGGAAGGTGGGAAACTGGAGCCAGGCCAGTGGATAGGGAGGACTTTCCATTTAGGGCCTCCATCCCATCTTGCTCCAGTGTTGTGACCCCAGGCCACCACTGCCAGGTCCAGACCTGCCCCTATATACCCCAATCTTAAACTGGCCATGTGGGCTACCTCACCACTTCAAGTTGGCCATACCCCTTCTCTCCTGTTTGAGTGAGTTGGCCATGGTCACCAAGCCCTGTCTCACCCCAAGAGAGCagactggcccctcccccaccccgatcCACTTGGTGGAGTCAACCCTGTACTCCCTCTGTCATGGCCCTCCTATATCTTGCCCCCTTGCCTCCCCCTCCCGTCTCGCCCCGTTTGAGGGGGTGGCCCCCttgactcccctctcccccttctcaaAAGTTATTTGTACTCCCCCATCCAGTCTCACTCTGTTTGAGGGGGTAGGCCCCTTTCTCCCCACCTTACCCCGTTTGAGGGGGTTGACCCCGTACTCCGTGTGCAGTTTCTGGCACCGCAGCTCCTTCCGGACGGTCTCGCAGAAAATCTGGTTCTGATGCACCAGGTCGGGCGGCTCCTTCTCGCGGCCCCGTGCCGCCATGACCGGCCCCGCTCCCGGGAAGCGGGGAACGCAGCGCTTGCGAATTCTCAGCAATTGAGTTTGTTTCATTCTTGTGTCCTGGCAACGGCGATTCGCCCCAGAGCCTTGGTCAGACGCAGAGGACTTGCTGATTGGTGCGGTTCAGACCGTGCCCCTGGATCagcaaagccccgcccccagttcccattggctctCGAGTTAAAAGTCCCGTTGCTGATTGGCTATGTTCCCAGCCGGCATTTTTTAATCTCCGTCTATGTCGTATAGAAGCCGCTTGAGTCCCCAGTGCAGAGCGAGATTCCCAGTCCGGAGCCGGGACCCGCCGCTGCAGCCGCGACTGGTGAGTTGGGGGTAATCGCAGCCGCGGTGTCGGGTCCCGATCCCCCGCCAGCGCTTGGCCGCCCCGCGCCAGCATTGCTGCCCCTCGGAGCGAGACGGACCCGGCGCCTGTGCGCCAGCGGGAGCCTCGTCTGTCGCCGCGCCTCGGCCAAGCGGGTGGAGCTGACGCGGGTTCTAGGGGCGgtggggcccctgggctgggcagggcggaCGCTGGTCTCCGGCCGGGCTGAGCACTGCGCTGTTTGCTTCAGGGAGACGATGCAGGGCGCGGAGCTGGACGCTCGGATCCGCTGCAATGTTACTATCGAGCGCCTGAGCCCGAGCGGCCCGGCCCCGAAGCGCCGGGTGATCCGCGACGCCTCCCTCGCCCTGGGCCGGAACGAGTTCCGAGAGCTGGTGCTGCAAGTGAGCGACGGCCGCGTGCCGCGGAGCTTCGCGCTGCGCGGGGAGGTGCGGCTCTTCACGCGCTTCGTGCGCGACGGGAAAAGCGGCCTGCAGCTGGGCCCCGCGCACGTGCAGCTGCTGATCGCTAACTGCCCCCCCGACAGCCTCAGGCGCTTCCTCCGGCTGCTGCGCATCAAGCACGAGGCGGCGGGGAAGGGGGCGAAGACCGTCACGGAGCGGGCGCGGCTGCTGTGCAGCCTTCCGCGGACCTTCGACACCATCAGCCCAGTTCAGGCCCGGGACGTGCAGCGGGTCTGCGATCAGCGGGCCCACGCGAGCTGCGAGGCGACGCCTGTGAAAGGGCAGGCCCCGAGGGACCGAGGGAACAGCGGTCTGTGGAGCAAGTGTCGGAAAAGAGCCAGGGCAGAATCGGCTGAAGCAAGCGCTGTAGGAGATCCCCAGGTAGCTAGGGGGTAGGGGGTGGAAGCCCGCTTTGGGATATGGCTTAGGTAGGAGACTTGCGGGAGGgggagttgctgagtgctctCGTGGTTTGGGCAGGGGGGGAGATCCTTTGTGGCTCagtggtatgcccacatcttaaatactgtgtgcaaaGAAAGAAAGCCTGGAGTGCTGGGCGCTGCTCACTCTGCAGACAGCCTGCATCAGTAGATCGGAGGCTATTATCTAGACTAGAAAAATAGGGTGTGTCTAGCAAATACATTGACTAATATGTGTTAATTTAACATGCTTTTAAGCACAAGGTACTAGGTAGAGTAGAAAAAGACAGTGGTGTTTAAAAAACGTTAGCTGGGTGTGTTCAATGGAAAGGTCTATCCAAAGTGATGGTTAAAATGTATGTAAAGTATTAACCAATGAAATTGGCTAGATTAGGAAAATATTTAGCAGTGTCTGAGAGAAGTCAATTGTTCCATTTCATGTAAATAACCATTGACTCTGAACACTAACAATGACAATACACTGTAaaagatatcttttattggaccaacttgcagctggtggaagagacaagcttttgaattacacagagctcttcttctggtctctctcaccaacagaagttggtccaacaaaaggtATTATTTCActcacattgtctctctaatatgctggaACCAAGATAACCAGGGCCGACGCACCCCATTAGGCCACTTAGGTGGCTGCCTAGGACtctacaatttggggggggggggggggggcaaccgtggcggtatttcggtggcaggaccttctgccgcctctgggggggcggcatttcggggcgggaccttccgccacctagggcggcagaaaagctggggaCGCTCCTGAATATAGCTATACCAACACTGCAAATAAATTGTAATGCAATTATTTCACTGGAGTGAAATTTAGCAGTTCAAATTTTGGGTAGTGCAATACCAATTATTTCCCACTCTAATCCCTATAGGGGAAAGGTATACGGGAGAACATTTCCTCCAAAAGTTTTAAGGTCCATGAGGCCTGCAGAATATGTGCTGCTGTTAAAAATTTTTGGTTAGTGGACAAGTGTGACTTCTTCCTTTCAGGCGGCTGACATGAAATGCTCAAAGAAGCTATCTCTGCTAATGCATTCACGAATGAGACTCTCGCAGGAACAGTCCATTGTGCTGCGTGCAGTGCTGAGTGGGAAGAACGTCTTCTTTACAGGCAGTGCTGGTGAGAAACTGCATAGCTGAAGTGAAGCAAGGTTACTCCACATGTCCTAACTGCACTCAAATTAGGGATGAAAAGCTTTAGTCTGGTATTGTGAGCTCCAAGAAAACTTTGGGCCTATTCCACACTGAAGTTTTAGCAAAAGTTTCACACCTCTGCTCTCACTGGTTCATCTGAGCCTGTGCAGCTCTAATATAGTGAAAGCACTGGCAGCTTTTGTCACTTTATTAATGTCAGTTTAAATCTACTTAGTGGTTAAAATGCCCTCTTCCCCCATCTGTATTAGTGCTATCAACAGGGCTGATACACTGGTGATAGCACTAATGAGACCTTTTTTTCTGGGAAAAATGTCTAATCCAACACAGGATGCGCAGTGGATTTGTTTGCTCTGGCCCTTTAAAAGTAGAAGCCATTTGAAGTCTGCCTGACTCACAAACCAAGAAGCAGCTCCAATCCTTTATCGATCTGGTCAATTATTACTGGAGGTTTGTAAAGGGGTTTAGTGACATAGTGGCACTCCCCCAAAATGGACCTTACAAAACCGGAGAAAACAGATCAGGTGGTATGGACAGAAGTCTGTGAGAAAAGCTTCCAGGACCTAAAAGAGGCTTTGTCTAAAGAGCCTGTTTTAGTCAGCCCCGACTTCCGCAAACCTTTTGTGCTTTGGGTTGCCGGATTGGGCCTTGATCTCCCAGTGGTTACTGAggccaatctgggagattttaggccctTAAAAATCCAGTCGGCAGTGccgtggggctaaggcaggctccttacctgccctggctccgcgtggctcccagaaACCACTGGCAAGTTCCTCTAGCTCCTAGGCGCTGGGGTGGCCAGGGAGTCTGTGCGTGCTGCCCACTCCCCAAGTGCTGCCGctggaaccgcagccaatgggcgCTGTGGGGGATGTccttgcaggcaggggcagcacacagagcaccCTGTCCGCCCCTGAgtctaggagccagacatgcttcccaggagccgcctgaggtaagcgctccctggctggagcctgcaccctccctgagcccctcctgcactcagACTCCCTCACAAAGCCTGTACCCCAACCACCCGCCCCAGCCTGGTGAGAGTGAGTGACGGATGGAGTAagtgggagtggggcctcagagaaggggcagggggaggggcaagagtgtttggatttgtgtgattagacagttggcaaccctatttgtgCTGTGCACTGATGCTTCTAACACTGGGTTAGATGTGGTGCTGAtgcaggctggggtgggaaaCAGGAGGTCCCCATTGCCTTATTGAGTAACAAACCGACCCCCGTTGAACAGAACTATGCTGCCATCAAGCAGGAATGCAATGCCGTTCTTTGGTCTGTTAAGCAACTTCAACCTTATTTGTATAATAAAGGTTTTGACAGATCATTCCCCTATAATATAATACACTGAGCTAAAGGGACCAATTTCTAGATTATTACATTGGAGCGTAACTCTACAGGAAGTTGACatggaaaaatagtccatatCAAGGGGAAAGAAAATGTATTGGCAGATGCCTTATCCAGAACAGGGGGACCCTGAGCCACATTCAGGAGCATTGGTGACACCCCTTCCTACACCAGTTTTGTGTTGgtaagagctggcacctggtctgccagtgtcacacccccaagctgaacactgacaaatagatTGTTAgaaaccagtctgtttcacctgtCTGTTAGTTTGGTTAAGATGGGTATTGATTGGACTTGTAACAATGTGTTTACTGTTTAAAGCATGAACCAATTTGCAAGCATTTCATAATATCACATTCTATAAGTGAGAAATTATATGGTAATATTTTAAGTTTTTGCTTTggaactataaaaaaaaaagtttgcttaaATTGTGAATCCAGTCAGGAGGGATCATCTGCTCATCAAGAAGGCCTATCAAAACTAAGtgggccattgtggaacatcacaaTACTTAATTGCCCCTTACTCCCATGAAGAAGCTATATGCAAAAGGGCTTGTCTCATCAGTTTGAATTGTGGAAGAATTAAATAAAAGTAGCTATCAAAATTTTTCATCTCtcttgctgtttggactctcacaggacCAGAActatgaaacagaagcagagatgccCAGTTTTAACCTgcgttagccctaaaagacagtCAGAACTGACAGATTATTACAACTGTCACCTTTTGAAACCATAGActgcaactcatttgtgtgtgttttcctgCTTTAACTTTGCAATaattctctcatttcttttcttaattaCTAAATCTTTAAGGCTTagatagtttactatagaattgtaTACAAGAGTTGTCTTTGgagtgagatctaaggtacagaTTGACCTGgcgtaagtgactggtcctttgcgACTGGGGataaccgtgtgtgtgtgtgtgtgtgtgtgtgtgtgtatatgtatgtatatatatatatatatatatatatatatatatctatcacTAAGTCCATCTTGCCTGGGTGGTAAGATAGACTGGAACGCCCATggggactgtttgtgactccGTGTTAAGACTAAAACAACAAGcagtccttgtagcaccttagagtaACAAattttatttgggtataagctttcatgggctataacctgCTTCATCAGATACacagagtgaaaaatacagtaggcagctataaaaatacagcacatgaaaagatgggagttgccttaccaagtggggggtcagtgctaatgaggccaattcaaccagggtggatgtggcccattcccgaCAGCTGACAAGAGGGTGGATGTCAACAGAGGGAAATTACTACAAAAAGTGGTACAGAAACCTGAGTCGTCTTTAATGCATGCTGATGTGCCCCTGCCTACAGCAATAGGGAGGCCTAGGGGGGAGGACATAGCTAAGCACCTCTTTAGCATGATCAGGTTCATGCCCTGTCCCATGCCTCACATCTTCCCCCTcaccctttttttttattaagccaTATGGTCTTGTAAGGGAGCAGAGATTTTTGGGTTGTTGTCTTATTGCTTGTCAAAGTAGGGCATCACAATCTTACTTGcaccagtgttgccaattcttgtgatttttatcacaagtcttatgtttttttgttttgtttgtttaaataccCAGCCCCTGTGATCATGTGAGAATCTcctttaattttaagtgaagttTCTGGTTCTCGTAGTTGCTGAGCAAAGCATCAAATGAGAAGCCTAAAGGTTCTTAAACCAGAAGGCAATTAAGAGAACTCACTTGTTTATTTAAAATCTAGTGTTTaaacaaaatcatgagattattatTTTGGGGCTTGATTAATAATTTTTAACACTTGGAATTGGCACTGTTGCAACCTACGCACTCTGCAATGCTTAGTGCAGATGCACAATGGGTCAAGCCTCTTGTCTAAGTGTAGCTGTATCTAGTGATGCTTGAGAGTTTCATTTTGGTGTAAGGGAGAAACTTTAATCAAAGATGCACATTAAAAAGTGGAATGAGGGAAAGAACAATTCAACTTTAGCAAAAAGTGAAATCTTTTAAATCATCCATGTTGGGGAGAGGTTTTTGCCAATATAAATGATGACACTAACTAAGATACTCTTATAGCTACCATGGTTTCTCCTCCATGactgggttccagtgtggggagtTTATTGCACCCTAAATGGGAGGGTCCAAATAACCCCTAAACTCCATTTTATCTAAATGGTCAAACAGAGCTAACCCTTTCCTGACATGGTTGGTTTTACAACTACCTGAGCTCTATGTGGTCGGgctgttcttttcttttgttcctaGTGTTTTCGGACATGTGAAGTTTTGAATGAGCAGAATGGAGGGTGGTATTAGGAGGAATTTGAGACTGGAATTCAAACTGCATGGTTTTGGGGACGTGTCTCTAATGGTGTCGGGAAATCCTCTTTCTGAAAACTTTTATACTCTTCTAAAAGGGACTGGGAAGTCATATCTGCTGAAAAAGATTGTGGGTTCACTCCCCCCAAAGAGCACCTATGCTACAGCCAGTACAGGAGTGGCAGCCTGTCATGTTGGTGGCACCACGCTCCATGCCTTTGCAGGTAAGGAGGATAACTTTCTGCTTGAGAACCTTCCCTGGCTTGCTATGCTATGGGGAAGATGAGTGGAAAGGACCTGGGAACTCTTGGCATCTTGGTAAAGATGATACTTACTCTGTTCTCTTCTTTCATTAGGTATTGGTTCTGGGAAAGCTCCGCTAGATCAGTGTATTGAGTTGGCTCAAAGAACTGGAGTGCGTCAGCATTGGTTGACCTGCCAGCACTTAATTATTGATGAGATTTCAATGGTGGAGGGCAAGTTTTTTGATAAGCTGGAGGCAGTAGCCAGGTGAGGGTCATGCAGCAAAGAGTCCTTATAACTCCGATAAAGTTCCTTGGATCACGGATTGCCTTATCCCACCTGTTCCTGTATTGGGAGGTAAGGTTGCTAATGGCTAGAGTAGTTGGGAAGCTCTGgattctagaatcatagaaagggacctcaagaggtcatctagtccaaccccctgccctgagacagGACCACCTAGGcagagaccatccctgacaggtgtttatccaacctgttcttaaaatgaaggagattccacaaccttccttgaaaGTCTAATTCAGTACTTAACTATCATGCTAgttaaagattttcctaatatctaatctaaatctctttgctgcagattaaactgatttactccttgtcctaccttcaatggacatggagaacaattgaatGCAATCCTTTTTATGAAGCTGTTTATCACATTTGAAgtctgttatcaggtcccccctcagtctttatTTCTCAAAGCTAAATTTGCCCagattttttaaactttcctcttaggtcaggttttctaaaccttttattatttttgttgctcttttctgagctctctccaatttgtctccaTCTTGCTTAACATGTGACACTCAAAACTGTACTGAGGCCTTAACAGTcacaagtagagcaggacaattacctttcATGTCTTACATATAAACACTCCTCTTAATACACGCCAGAATTAAATtatcctttttcacaactgcatcacattgttgactcctattcaatttgtgatccactataacctccacaTCCTTCTCCGCAGTACaaccatctagccagttattctacATTTTGTTgatgtgtatttgattttttttttcttcctcagtgTAGTAGTTTGCACTTCTTTGTCTTCTGTGTTGCTTTCAGACCAATTTTTCAATGTCCTTTTGAATTAGCAACCCTTTCAGCTTGATGTCATTTACAAATTGTATATTATATgtaagcaggggtgaaagtgggccggtacGGCATACTGGTAAGAAGCCGTTGCAGTCTCGTACGCAGccgatgttaaagtgctgccgcagcagcgcttcaGCATCACTGCCTCTTTCCCAGTCGGcgggtgggggaaaggggcagccGCCCCAGGGCTGGCGATtgaaaagggcccggggctgccACTGCAGCAGCCGGACCCCAGGCCCTTTTCAATCGCGCCACCTGGGGCTTCAGCTGCAGGCCAGGTAGTGTGGAtcagctggctgggggaggctgaccctctAGCCTTGCCCCTTCTGCCCGGAGCCTGGCCCCCGTACCGGTAAgtgtttaatattactttcaccgcTGTATGTAAGCATACTCTTCATTCCAGCACCTAAGTCATATATTGAACAGTATTGGATCCTGGAAAGACTCCTATGGGAGTCCCCCAGATccacccagtttgacagtgaactattgataactactcttccAGTAAGGACTTTCAATCAGTTTTGCACCtgccttatagtaattttatctagactacatttccctagttagcttatgagaatgtcatgtggagaTGTGCCAAAATCAAGTTATCATGTATGCAACTTCCCCACATACACTAGGCCAGTAAACCTGTCAAAGGAGGACATTAGGCTGGTTTGGTATggcttgttcttgacaaatcctctGTATTGATGAGGACTCCCAACTTTTTGTCATCAGCAAATCTAATGAGaccactcctactttttgtgccaaggtcattaatgaaaatattaaattatcACTCCCCTTACAGAGCTGTCAGGAAACGGGATGACCCATTTGGAGGAATACAGCTGATCATCTGTGGGGACTTCTTACAACTGCCACCAGTCAGCAAAAGCAATGAGGAAACCAAGTTCTGCTTCCAGGTGTGAAGCCATCCCTACCCACTACTTCAGAATTTGTTTGTGGCTGTCTCCTAATGAATGAACAACTTATTCACAGGCAAAGAGCTGGAGGAAATGCATCCACGTGAACATGGAGCTGACAGAAGTGCGGAGACAGACTGAAAAGAGCTTCATCTCACTCCTGCGTACAATCCGCCTGGGCAGGTGAGGAGGAacctctttcctcctccctcccctactTGCCCCCACTTCCAATAGATGGCCAAATGCAGGGGGGTGTCACTTGGCTACCTCTCCAACGTCATCTAAAGGTGGTATAGCTGGGTAGATGGCTGTTAAGGGACCTGGACACATCTTTGCCTCACCCACTCCCAAGCCCCACAGCTTCTCAACTCCTCCTCCAACTAATGAAAGCAGTAATACTAGTTGCTTCTTGCCCAGTTGAGCAGGCTGCCTCCATTGTGATCACTCATAGTCTCTGCTCCAAGGTGTCCATTTTACTTGCCATGCTGACGGTTGATGGATCTAATGGTCTTGAGACACATGAACAATATGGCAATGCTGGTATAAAATTAACAAATGAAACCTGATGTTCaattccttggaacctaaccctaCACCTGGAAGTGTCCTTCTCTGTATAAGGATGTGTGGGTGATGAGCTGCTCTTGCAGGTGGTAACCATGGGCAttaggaggtggggggaggggacaagaaTGTGCTTGTCACATGCATCCACCTTGTGAATAAATCATCCAAGGGGTAAAAAGTGTTGGTGATATCTCATGAAATCCCCATCTGGATGCTTTCAGTGATACTGGTAACTAACAA from Malaclemys terrapin pileata isolate rMalTer1 chromosome 8, rMalTer1.hap1, whole genome shotgun sequence carries:
- the CFAP144 gene encoding cilia- and flagella-associated protein 144, encoding MKQTQLLRIRKRCVPRFPGAGPVMAARGREKEPPDLVHQNQIFCETVRKELRCQKLHTEYGVNPLKRVHTITRKPMSWHDNTEEPADAKFLNLIHHAALEPTKKYTEPQTESQEIGWNTTPLISVDRTDRRLYFPCRNSEITKYMAAMWRLKEQSENMQ
- the PIF1 gene encoding ATP-dependent DNA helicase PIF1; protein product: MQGAELDARIRCNVTIERLSPSGPAPKRRVIRDASLALGRNEFRELVLQVSDGRVPRSFALRGEVRLFTRFVRDGKSGLQLGPAHVQLLIANCPPDSLRRFLRLLRIKHEAAGKGAKTVTERARLLCSLPRTFDTISPVQARDVQRVCDQRAHASCEATPVKGQAPRDRGNSGLWSKCRKRARAESAEASAVGDPQAADMKCSKKLSLLMHSRMRLSQEQSIVLRAVLSGKNVFFTGSAGTGKSYLLKKIVGSLPPKSTYATASTGVAACHVGGTTLHAFAGIGSGKAPLDQCIELAQRTGVRQHWLTCQHLIIDEISMVEGKFFDKLEAVARAVRKRDDPFGGIQLIICGDFLQLPPVSKSNEETKFCFQAKSWRKCIHVNMELTEVRRQTEKSFISLLRTIRLGRCTDEVTRQLMQTATNRVERDGILATRLCTHKDDVELTNERRLQQLPGEMRSYEAVDSDPMLVKAIDAQCPVSHCIQLKPGAQVILTKNLDVSRGLVNGARGVVVEFETEGKGLPRVRFLCGVTEVIRLERWVFKGPSGIYLSRQQLPLKLAWAISIHKSQGMSLDCVEISLSRVFESGQAYVALSRARSLEGLRVLDFDPNVVRANPYVLQFYNHLQKEQLLSQASLHRCIEAEEKENGKSS